From one Novosphingobium sp. genomic stretch:
- a CDS encoding adenosine deaminase: MTDTPLSALIAALPKAELHLHIEGSLEPELMFELAQRNHVAIPYASVEEVRAAYSFSRLQDFLDIYYAGADVLRTARDFHDLAAAYFARAAADNIRHAEIFFDPQTHTDRGIPFDVVMEGLTSAMDEAHGRYGITSGLILCFLRHLSEEAALDTLARAEPWIDRLLGVGLDSSEVGHPPAKFERVFARAGKLGLKRVAHAGEEGPPAYVHEALDLLKVDRLDHGNRAMEDPALVSRLAKEGMALTVCPLSNLKLCVVDDMGQHPIPAMLEAGLTATVNSDDPAYFGGYVNDNFYALDAAGVLTREGLIQLARNSFTGAFLSEADKAKYMEEIDKVIEAV, encoded by the coding sequence ATGACCGATACGCCCCTCTCCGCCCTGATCGCCGCCCTCCCCAAGGCCGAGCTGCATCTGCATATCGAGGGCTCGCTGGAGCCCGAACTGATGTTCGAACTGGCCCAGCGCAACCATGTCGCCATCCCCTATGCCAGCGTGGAGGAAGTCCGCGCCGCCTATTCCTTCAGCCGCCTGCAGGATTTCCTCGACATCTATTACGCCGGGGCCGACGTGCTGCGCACCGCCCGCGACTTCCACGATCTGGCCGCCGCCTATTTCGCCCGCGCCGCCGCGGACAACATCCGCCACGCCGAGATCTTCTTCGACCCCCAGACCCACACCGACCGCGGCATTCCTTTCGACGTGGTGATGGAGGGCCTGACCTCCGCCATGGACGAGGCGCATGGCCGTTACGGCATCACCTCGGGCCTGATCCTGTGCTTCCTGCGCCATCTGAGCGAGGAGGCCGCGCTCGACACCCTCGCCCGCGCCGAGCCGTGGATCGACCGGCTACTGGGGGTGGGCCTCGATTCCTCCGAGGTGGGCCACCCGCCCGCCAAATTCGAGCGTGTTTTCGCCCGCGCCGGGAAACTGGGCCTGAAGCGCGTCGCCCATGCCGGGGAGGAAGGCCCGCCCGCCTATGTCCATGAAGCGCTGGATCTGCTGAAGGTGGACCGCCTCGATCACGGCAACCGCGCGATGGAAGACCCCGCTCTGGTCAGCCGCCTGGCGAAGGAAGGCATGGCGCTGACGGTGTGCCCGCTCTCGAACCTGAAGCTCTGCGTGGTGGATGACATGGGGCAGCACCCCATCCCCGCCATGCTGGAGGCCGGGCTGACGGCCACGGTGAACTCCGACGATCCGGCCTATTTCGGCGGATATGTGAACGATAATTTCTACGCTCTGGATGCGGCGGGTGTGTTGACGCGCGAGGGGCTGATCCAACTGGCGCGCAATTCCTTCACGGGGGCGTTCTTGAGTGAGGCTGATAAGGCCAAGTATATGGAAGAGATCGATAAGGTTATTGAAGCAGTTTGA
- a CDS encoding sulfotransferase — translation MSTNLSDRLAAATRDPVLLRAALALRQNRLDEAEPLLKNHLKADPFDVAAIRMLAELATRIGRARDSETLLRRTLELAPDFSAARVNLATMLYRTNRASEALEQLDRLDVEREEGNTNLRAAVLNRLGEFEAALALYEDMLARFPGHARVWMSCGHVLKTVGRLGDAVEAYRKAVALEPGFGEAWWSLANLKTVRFDDADRATMTQALERKDLAPEDRFHLEFASGKAWEDAGDPAKAFAAYRDANAHRRALIHYDAGETTRRVEAMAASFDAAFFAARQGQGCAAPDPIFIVGLPRAGSTLIEQILASHSQVEAIAELPDIPELWGSLGADPHAGLAGLSADQLRALGEDYLRRVSPQRKTDRPLFIDKLPNNWLYVGFIKAILPNARIVDVRRHPLSAGVANFRQHFARGQHFAYDLADLGHYYRDYVRLMGHFDAVRPGAVHRIGYEDLVEDSEGQIRALLEGLNLPFEDACLQFHKTKRPVRTPSSEQVRSPIFRQGTENWQAWDAWLGPLREALGFQGD, via the coding sequence ATGAGCACCAATCTTTCCGACCGCCTGGCCGCCGCCACGCGCGATCCTGTCCTGCTGCGCGCTGCGCTGGCGCTGCGCCAGAACCGGCTGGATGAAGCCGAACCGCTGCTCAAGAATCATCTTAAGGCAGATCCTTTCGATGTTGCCGCCATCCGCATGCTGGCCGAACTGGCCACGCGGATCGGCCGCGCGCGCGATTCCGAAACCCTGCTACGCCGCACGCTGGAGCTGGCGCCCGATTTCAGCGCGGCGCGGGTCAATCTGGCGACCATGCTCTATCGCACCAACCGGGCGAGCGAGGCGCTGGAGCAGCTCGACCGGCTTGATGTCGAGCGCGAAGAGGGCAACACCAATCTGCGCGCCGCCGTGCTCAACCGGCTGGGCGAGTTTGAGGCGGCGCTGGCGCTCTATGAGGATATGCTGGCGCGCTTTCCGGGGCATGCGCGGGTGTGGATGTCCTGCGGCCATGTGCTGAAAACCGTGGGGCGGCTGGGCGATGCGGTGGAGGCCTATCGCAAGGCCGTGGCGCTGGAGCCCGGCTTTGGCGAGGCGTGGTGGTCGCTGGCGAACCTGAAGACCGTGCGCTTCGACGATGCGGATCGCGCGACGATGACACAGGCGCTGGAGCGTAAGGATCTGGCGCCCGAGGACCGCTTCCACCTCGAATTCGCCAGCGGCAAGGCGTGGGAAGATGCGGGGGATCCGGCGAAGGCTTTTGCAGCCTATCGCGATGCCAATGCCCATCGCCGCGCGCTGATCCATTACGATGCCGGTGAGACGACGCGGCGGGTGGAGGCGATGGCCGCCAGCTTCGATGCAGCGTTTTTTGCCGCGCGGCAGGGGCAGGGCTGCGCCGCGCCCGACCCGATCTTCATCGTCGGCCTGCCGCGCGCAGGCTCCACGCTGATCGAGCAGATTCTGGCCAGCCACAGTCAGGTCGAGGCCATTGCCGAACTGCCGGATATTCCCGAACTCTGGGGCAGTCTGGGTGCCGATCCCCATGCAGGGCTAGCCGGGCTTTCGGCGGATCAGTTGCGCGCGCTGGGCGAGGACTATCTGCGCCGCGTCTCCCCCCAGCGCAAAACCGACCGCCCGCTATTTATCGACAAGCTGCCCAACAACTGGCTCTATGTCGGCTTTATCAAGGCGATCCTGCCGAATGCGCGCATCGTCGATGTGCGTCGCCATCCGCTGTCGGCGGGCGTGGCCAACTTCCGCCAGCATTTCGCGCGCGGGCAGCACTTTGCCTATGATCTGGCCGATCTGGGGCACTATTACCGCGATTATGTGCGGCTGATGGGGCATTTCGACGCGGTGCGGCCCGGCGCGGTGCACCGCATCGGCTATGAGGATCTGGTCGAGGACAGCGAGGGGCAGATCAGGGCTTTGCTGGAAGGGCTGAACCTGCCCTTCGAGGACGCCTGCCTGCAGTTCCACAAGACCAAGCGCCCGGTGCGCACGCCTTCTTCGGAGCAGGTGCGTTCCCCCATTTTCCGGCAGGGCACCGAGAACTGGCAGGCGTGGGACGCATGGCTGGGGCCGTTGCGGGAGGCTTTGGGCTTTCAAGGGGATTAA
- a CDS encoding DUF1501 domain-containing protein: protein MHRRDLLKAAGAMAPLVVAGRAFAAPAAGSNRMLLVFLRGAYDAANIVAPVGSDFYHQARPTLALAKPNPADPHAALPLDGDWGLHPALKDSIYPLWQAKQIAFVPFAGTDDMSRSHFETQDTIELGQPIGASRNFRSGFMARLADTLGQDRPIAFSDRVPLCFQGSAHMAVPNIALAGNLNGGIDPHQAQLIQAMYQGGEIDKGLSQAVAQGFAVRSTVAKSLSEEMVQANRGAVLPKGFELSARRIGRLMRDQYNLAFVDVGGWDTHVNQGGAQGYLADRIGELGRGLAGFVEEIGPEAWRSTTVVVVSEFGRTFRENGDRGTDHGHGSVYWVMGGGVRGGRMVGPQVRVAAETLNQSRDLPVLTDYRALVGYLAGRQYALGADRLNMVFPGVKPAGFDLI from the coding sequence ATGCATCGTCGTGATCTGTTGAAAGCTGCCGGAGCAATGGCCCCGCTGGTGGTCGCGGGCCGGGCCTTTGCGGCGCCTGCGGCGGGATCGAACCGGATGCTGCTGGTGTTCCTGCGCGGGGCCTATGATGCGGCCAACATCGTCGCGCCGGTGGGCAGCGACTTCTACCATCAGGCGCGCCCCACTCTGGCGCTGGCCAAGCCCAATCCGGCGGACCCACATGCCGCTTTGCCGCTTGATGGCGACTGGGGGCTGCATCCGGCGCTGAAGGACAGCATCTATCCGCTGTGGCAGGCCAAACAGATCGCCTTTGTGCCCTTTGCCGGCACCGACGACATGAGCCGCAGCCATTTCGAAACGCAGGATACCATCGAACTGGGGCAGCCCATCGGTGCTTCGCGCAATTTCCGTTCGGGCTTTATGGCGCGGCTGGCCGATACGCTTGGGCAGGACCGCCCGATCGCCTTTTCCGACCGCGTACCGCTGTGCTTTCAGGGCAGCGCGCATATGGCGGTGCCCAACATCGCGCTGGCGGGAAATCTCAATGGCGGGATCGATCCGCATCAGGCCCAGCTCATTCAGGCGATGTATCAGGGCGGCGAGATCGACAAGGGTCTCTCGCAGGCGGTGGCGCAGGGCTTTGCGGTGCGCAGCACCGTGGCCAAATCCCTGTCCGAGGAGATGGTGCAGGCCAATCGCGGCGCCGTGCTGCCCAAGGGTTTTGAACTCTCTGCCCGGCGCATTGGCCGCCTGATGCGCGACCAGTACAATCTGGCTTTCGTCGATGTCGGAGGCTGGGACACCCATGTCAATCAAGGCGGCGCGCAAGGCTATCTGGCCGACCGCATCGGCGAGCTGGGCCGGGGCCTTGCCGGTTTCGTCGAGGAGATCGGGCCCGAGGCATGGCGCAGCACCACGGTGGTGGTGGTCTCGGAATTTGGCCGCACCTTCCGCGAGAACGGCGACCGGGGCACCGACCATGGCCATGGCAGCGTCTATTGGGTGATGGGTGGCGGTGTGCGCGGCGGGCGCATGGTCGGCCCGCAGGTGCGCGTTGCCGCCGAGACGCTCAACCAGAGCCGCGATCTGCCTGTGCTGACCGACTATCGCGCTCTGGTGGGCTATCTGGCG
- a CDS encoding DUF1800 domain-containing protein, which yields MLKCLRSGLLCGCCILLAGAPAHAATTPAATGFLDRVTWGVNEASVRDLTQMGQRDWLEQQLRAPAAPLPPAAQAQSDAMRISREPMAQLVVEMDAQNRAANALTDPDQRKAARDAYNKDMAELGRQAQARSLLRDLYAPGQLREQMTWFWFNHFNVQAGKRDIRTMVADYEDQAIRPRALGRFRDLLEATLRHPAMLRYLDNDQNAVGHINENYAREIMELHSMGVGSGYSQKDVQELARILTGVGVDLKPDAPKLKPQWQPLYVREGLFEFNPARHDFGDKQFLGHTIKGSGFHEVEQALDLIAASPATAHHVSLQLATYFTGDNPPPALVDRMAASFQHSNGDIAAVLRVMFRSNEFTASLGKQFKDPMHYAVSAVRLAYGDRVVLNTDPLNYWLQRMGEGLYAHETPDGYAMDAASWTGPGQMETRFEIARSIGSGSAGLFKPRDGSQPEQPAFPQIQNALFYQSLMQRLSPRTSNVLTQARTPQEWNVLYLSSPDFMHR from the coding sequence ATGCTCAAATGCTTGCGCTCAGGGCTGCTGTGCGGCTGCTGCATTCTTCTGGCTGGTGCTCCGGCCCATGCCGCCACGACTCCGGCGGCCACGGGTTTTCTCGATCGCGTGACATGGGGCGTCAATGAAGCCAGCGTGCGCGATCTGACGCAGATGGGCCAGCGTGACTGGCTGGAGCAGCAATTGCGCGCACCCGCCGCGCCCTTGCCCCCGGCGGCGCAGGCCCAGTCCGACGCCATGCGCATCAGCCGCGAGCCGATGGCCCAACTGGTGGTCGAGATGGATGCGCAGAACCGCGCCGCCAATGCGCTGACCGATCCCGACCAGCGCAAGGCCGCGCGCGATGCCTACAACAAGGACATGGCCGAACTGGGCCGTCAGGCGCAGGCGCGTTCGCTGCTGCGCGACCTCTATGCTCCGGGGCAATTGCGCGAGCAGATGACATGGTTCTGGTTCAACCATTTCAACGTTCAGGCGGGCAAGCGCGACATCCGCACCATGGTCGCCGATTATGAGGATCAGGCCATCCGCCCGCGCGCTCTGGGCCGCTTCCGCGACCTGCTGGAGGCGACGCTGCGCCATCCCGCCATGCTGCGCTACCTCGACAATGACCAGAACGCCGTCGGCCATATCAACGAGAACTATGCGCGCGAGATCATGGAGCTGCACTCCATGGGCGTCGGCTCGGGCTACAGTCAGAAGGATGTGCAGGAGCTGGCCCGCATCCTGACCGGCGTGGGCGTCGATCTCAAACCCGATGCGCCGAAACTCAAACCGCAATGGCAGCCGCTTTACGTCCGCGAAGGCCTGTTCGAGTTCAACCCGGCGCGCCATGATTTCGGCGACAAGCAGTTCCTTGGCCACACCATCAAGGGCAGCGGCTTCCATGAGGTGGAGCAGGCGCTCGATCTGATCGCCGCCTCGCCCGCGACGGCGCATCATGTCTCGTTGCAACTGGCCACCTATTTCACCGGCGACAACCCGCCCCCCGCGCTGGTGGACCGCATGGCCGCCAGCTTCCAGCACAGCAATGGCGATATCGCCGCCGTGCTGCGCGTAATGTTCCGCTCAAACGAGTTCACCGCCTCGCTGGGCAAGCAGTTCAAGGACCCGATGCATTATGCCGTCTCGGCGGTGCGGCTGGCCTATGGCGACCGGGTGGTGCTCAACACCGATCCGCTCAACTACTGGCTGCAGCGCATGGGCGAGGGGCTCTATGCCCATGAAACGCCCGATGGCTATGCGATGGATGCCGCAAGCTGGACCGGCCCCGGCCAGATGGAGACCCGCTTCGAGATCGCGCGCTCCATCGGCAGCGGCTCGGCGGGGCTGTTCAAGCCGCGCGACGGCAGTCAGCCCGAGCAGCCCGCCTTTCCGCAAATCCAGAACGCCTTGTTCTACCAGTCGCTGATGCAGCGCCTGAGCCCGCGCACCAGCAACGTGCTGACGCAGGCCCGCACGCCTCAGGAATGGAATGTGCTTTATCTGTCGTCACCGGACTTCATGCATCGCTGA
- a CDS encoding MFS transporter, whose translation MNSPWPRIITLWLLGVLAAAQFAKMSVIAPLMQAQGHLTLSQLGWLISLLEVGGGLFGFVAGLALARSGVRRFLLTGLAILAATSLMETLTSDITLLFAARALEGVGYLLVVIAAPTAISAIAHDDTRPRALALWSTFVPVGIALGAAVTGAVLPALGVRGIMALWTAVIVLGGLGIARMTIGAAPRHRIRLPDPAAWLSTFGFGLYTVFISAVTMLLPSFLIEQSGASLATAALIAALASLASLPGAGVAIWSMRGGVMPARRSAILAVVALLATVPLILALYHGAGMALALRGALAVLAVMVSGLVPPVMFARLPQQAGAASPDDPRIATANGLVTQFGAGGALVGPPLGGWIVAGWGWSAVGIGASVVLLAMLAMVLLAEGLAGRREGDGHIG comes from the coding sequence ATGAATTCTCCCTGGCCCCGTATCATCACCCTTTGGCTGCTTGGCGTGCTGGCAGCGGCGCAATTCGCCAAAATGTCGGTCATCGCCCCGCTGATGCAGGCGCAGGGGCATCTCACGCTGTCGCAACTGGGCTGGCTGATTTCCCTGCTGGAGGTGGGCGGCGGGCTGTTCGGCTTTGTCGCGGGGCTGGCGCTGGCGCGCAGCGGTGTCCGCCGTTTTCTGCTGACGGGGCTGGCGATCCTTGCTGCTACCAGCCTGATGGAAACGCTGACCAGCGACATCACCCTGCTGTTCGCGGCCCGCGCGCTCGAGGGTGTGGGCTATCTTCTGGTGGTGATCGCCGCGCCCACGGCGATCTCGGCCATCGCGCATGACGATACCCGCCCGCGCGCTCTGGCCCTGTGGAGCACCTTCGTGCCGGTGGGCATCGCGCTGGGCGCGGCTGTCACCGGGGCGGTGCTGCCCGCTTTGGGCGTGCGCGGGATCATGGCGCTGTGGACGGCGGTGATCGTGCTGGGCGGGCTGGGCATCGCCCGCATGACCATCGGCGCGGCGCCGCGCCATCGCATCAGGCTGCCCGATCCGGCGGCATGGCTTTCGACCTTCGGTTTCGGCCTCTACACGGTCTTCATCAGCGCGGTGACGATGCTGCTGCCCAGCTTCCTGATCGAGCAGAGCGGCGCCAGTCTGGCCACGGCGGCGCTGATCGCCGCGCTGGCCTCGCTGGCTTCGCTGCCCGGCGCGGGCGTGGCCATCTGGTCGATGCGCGGAGGCGTGATGCCAGCCCGGCGCAGCGCGATCCTTGCGGTGGTGGCCCTGCTGGCGACGGTGCCGCTGATCCTTGCGCTCTATCATGGCGCGGGGATGGCGCTGGCTTTGCGCGGCGCGCTGGCGGTGCTGGCGGTGATGGTCAGCGGGCTGGTGCCGCCGGTGATGTTCGCGCGCCTGCCTCAGCAGGCCGGAGCCGCCTCGCCGGACGATCCGAGGATTGCCACAGCCAATGGCCTCGTCACGCAATTTGGCGCGGGCGGGGCTCTGGTCGGGCCGCCGCTGGGCGGGTGGATCGTGGCCGGCTGGGGCTGGAGCGCGGTGGGCATCGGGGCGAGCGTGGTGCTGCTGGCCATGCTCGCCATGGTGCTGCTGGCCGAGGGGCTGGCAGGACGGCGCGAGGGGGATGGGCATATCGGTTAG